The Mycobacteriales bacterium genome includes a region encoding these proteins:
- a CDS encoding SDR family oxidoreductase, whose translation MTSEVVVITGASGGIGRATARLYGRRGAKVALLARGEDGLRGAAEDVETAGGTALPISVDVADHARVDQVASRVEDELGPIDVWINDAFTSVFAPFAEIEPEEFARVTEVSYLGFVYGTKAALKRMLPRDRGTIVQVGSTLAYRGIPLQTAYCGAKHAIQGFHEALRCELLHDHSNVHVTMVQMPAVNTPQFDWVLSRLPRHAQPVPPIYQPGVAARAVVHAADHPRRREYWVGASTAATLAANAIAPGLLDRYLARSGYSSQQTGQRRDPDQPANLWHAADSGSGHDFGAHGDFDDRSHPRSAQAWASQHHGLLGAAAASAAGLGAVLGARRRRG comes from the coding sequence ATGACGTCGGAGGTAGTGGTGATCACCGGAGCCAGTGGCGGGATCGGGCGGGCCACCGCGCGCCTGTACGGGAGGCGCGGCGCGAAGGTGGCGCTGCTGGCCCGCGGCGAGGACGGACTGCGGGGAGCGGCCGAGGACGTCGAGACCGCCGGCGGCACCGCCCTGCCGATCTCCGTCGACGTCGCCGACCACGCCCGGGTCGACCAGGTCGCGAGCCGCGTCGAGGACGAGCTCGGCCCGATCGACGTGTGGATCAACGATGCGTTCACCTCGGTCTTCGCGCCCTTCGCCGAGATAGAGCCGGAGGAGTTCGCCCGCGTCACCGAGGTCAGCTACCTCGGCTTCGTCTACGGAACCAAGGCCGCGCTGAAGCGGATGCTGCCGCGCGACCGGGGCACGATCGTGCAGGTCGGATCGACCTTGGCGTACCGCGGGATCCCGCTGCAGACCGCCTACTGCGGCGCGAAGCACGCCATCCAGGGGTTTCACGAGGCTCTGCGCTGCGAGCTCCTGCACGACCACAGCAACGTGCACGTGACCATGGTCCAGATGCCGGCGGTGAACACCCCACAGTTCGACTGGGTCCTGTCCCGGTTGCCCAGGCACGCGCAGCCCGTCCCGCCGATCTACCAGCCCGGGGTCGCCGCGCGGGCCGTCGTGCACGCTGCCGACCATCCTCGCCGCCGCGAGTACTGGGTCGGCGCGTCCACGGCGGCCACCCTCGCCGCCAACGCGATCGCACCCGGCCTGCTCGACCGGTATCTGGCCCGGTCCGGCTACTCCTCCCAGCAGACCGGCCAGCGGCGCGACCCCGATCAGCCCGCCAACCTGTGGCACGCGGCCGACAGCGGGAGCGGCCACGACTTCGGCGCCCACGGCGACTTCGACGACCGTTCCCACCCGCGCAGCGCCCAGGCGTGGGCTTCGCAGCATCACGGCCTGCTCGGGGCGGCCGCCGCCTCCGCCGCCGGGCTCGGCGCAGTCCTCGGCGCCCGTCGCCGGCGCGGCTGA
- a CDS encoding substrate-binding domain-containing protein: MIGGPRGLLCSRARIDGYRAALESAGVPYDAGLVRDGTFHHAGGYEAATALLAWPDPPTAVFAGSDEQAFGVLEAARVAGLSVPRDLSVVGFDDLPISRWATPPLTTVRQPLADMGRVGAQMLQTLIEGRELDAGHVELATRLVVRASTAEPRRIG, from the coding sequence GTGATCGGCGGGCCGAGGGGCCTGCTGTGCAGCCGGGCCCGCATCGACGGCTATCGGGCCGCCCTCGAGTCGGCCGGCGTCCCGTACGACGCCGGGCTGGTCCGCGACGGCACCTTCCACCACGCCGGCGGGTACGAGGCGGCCACCGCCCTGCTGGCCTGGCCCGACCCGCCGACCGCCGTCTTCGCCGGCAGCGACGAGCAGGCCTTCGGCGTCCTCGAGGCCGCCCGGGTGGCCGGTCTCTCGGTGCCCCGCGACCTGTCCGTGGTCGGCTTCGACGACCTGCCGATCAGCCGGTGGGCCACGCCGCCGCTGACCACCGTCCGTCAGCCGCTGGCCGACATGGGCCGCGTCGGCGCGCAGATGCTGCAGACCCTCATCGAGGGCCGCGAGCTCGACGCCGGCCATGTCGAGCTGGCCACGCGGCTGGTCGTCCGGGCGTCCACGGCCGAGCCACGCCGGATCGGCTGA
- a CDS encoding histidine kinase produces the protein MDPSDQWWVFTLSTVVVLGSYLVGRRGRHRPAIAVLCAAEAVTAIALVRWHAIGPWLAEQGVLVIAVFALLAGVHRRLRYELALRGWDYARDAGLRERARIAAELHDTLGHDLALLSLRAAGIQVTTAEPATLEHAAAIRAGAADATATVRRLVDLLRAEPGAAAVLDRVRVAGMRINVTGDPPADDFTSRLLTEALSNAARHAPGLPVTVVFGTHRLEVRNPLSEDPESTVDRTGTGLAALATQLATVGGTLTTGSADGEFRLVARIPADVDRRLDPPPDALDRDYRQHRRRARTALVTTLVAPLGLLVLLTTGFYAWAAHETTIEPDRYRQLHVGMTEEAATRLLPRRQAHIRFRAAEPGCRYYSDGNYPLAYDTYEVCFDDGLLTRLTNPGRDRR, from the coding sequence ATGGACCCCTCGGACCAGTGGTGGGTGTTCACCCTGTCGACGGTCGTCGTCCTCGGCAGCTACCTGGTCGGCCGGCGCGGCCGGCACCGCCCGGCGATCGCGGTGCTGTGCGCGGCCGAAGCCGTCACCGCGATCGCCCTGGTGCGGTGGCACGCCATCGGTCCCTGGCTCGCGGAGCAGGGCGTGCTCGTCATCGCAGTCTTCGCGCTGCTCGCCGGGGTCCACCGACGGTTGCGATACGAGCTCGCGCTGCGCGGCTGGGACTACGCCCGGGACGCCGGCCTGCGCGAGCGCGCCCGGATCGCCGCCGAACTGCATGACACGCTCGGCCATGACCTGGCCCTGCTGTCGCTGCGCGCGGCCGGGATCCAGGTCACCACGGCCGAGCCGGCGACCCTCGAGCATGCCGCCGCGATCCGCGCCGGCGCCGCGGACGCGACGGCGACCGTGCGCCGCCTGGTGGACCTGCTGCGGGCCGAGCCCGGCGCAGCCGCGGTGCTGGACCGGGTCCGGGTCGCCGGGATGCGGATCAACGTGACGGGCGACCCGCCGGCGGACGACTTCACCTCCCGGCTGCTCACCGAGGCGCTGTCCAACGCGGCCCGACACGCACCCGGCCTGCCGGTGACCGTCGTCTTCGGGACCCACCGGCTCGAGGTCCGAAATCCGCTCAGCGAGGATCCGGAATCCACAGTGGACCGCACTGGCACCGGGCTGGCCGCATTGGCGACGCAGCTGGCCACGGTGGGCGGCACGCTCACCACCGGGTCGGCAGACGGCGAGTTCCGTCTGGTCGCCCGCATCCCGGCTGACGTCGACCGCCGGCTCGACCCGCCGCCCGACGCCCTCGACCGCGACTACCGCCAGCACCGGCGGCGGGCCCGCACGGCGCTGGTGACGACCCTCGTCGCGCCGCTGGGTCTGCTCGTCCTGCTGACCACGGGCTTCTACGCCTGGGCCGCGCACGAGACCACGATCGAGCCCGACCGCTACCGCCAGCTGCACGTGGGGATGACCGAGGAGGCGGCGACCCGCCTGCTGCCGCGCCGGCAGGCCCACATCCGGTTCCGCGCCGCCGAGCCGGGTTGCCGCTACTACAGCGACGGCAACTACCCGCTGGCCTACGACACCTACGAGGTCTGTTTCGACGACGGGCTCCTCACCCGGCTGACCAACCCTGGGCGGGACCGCCGGTGA
- a CDS encoding response regulator transcription factor: protein MIRVMLADDQPMVRAGLRTILESDAGIEVVAEAADGRAVLDALARSRPDLVLLDIRMPDMDGLTAAETIRTRHPDVPVVIVTTFHEDRYVARALDAGVAGFVLKSADPYELIGAVKAAVAGGTVLAPVVARQILTSLRGRDLRDRLAARDEVAALTPRERDVLALVGAGLSNAQIAGRLHLAEGTVKTHLSTILGKLGVANRVQAAILAHQAGLA, encoded by the coding sequence GTGATCCGCGTGATGCTGGCCGACGACCAGCCGATGGTCCGGGCCGGGCTGCGCACCATCCTGGAGTCCGACGCAGGCATCGAGGTGGTGGCCGAGGCCGCCGACGGCAGGGCCGTGCTCGACGCGCTCGCGCGGTCCCGCCCGGACCTCGTGCTGCTGGACATCCGGATGCCGGACATGGACGGGCTGACCGCCGCCGAGACGATCCGGACCCGCCACCCCGACGTCCCGGTCGTCATCGTCACTACGTTCCACGAGGACCGGTATGTGGCCCGGGCGCTGGACGCCGGTGTGGCCGGGTTCGTGCTGAAGTCCGCCGACCCGTACGAGCTGATCGGCGCGGTCAAAGCGGCTGTCGCCGGCGGAACCGTGCTGGCCCCGGTAGTGGCCCGCCAGATCCTCACCTCGCTGCGAGGGCGGGACCTGCGCGACCGGCTGGCTGCGCGGGACGAGGTCGCCGCGCTCACGCCCCGCGAGCGAGACGTGCTGGCGCTCGTCGGCGCAGGTCTGTCCAACGCGCAGATTGCCGGCCGTCTCCACTTGGCCGAGGGGACGGTGAAGACCCACCTCAGCACCATCCTCGGCAAGCTCGGCGTGGCCAACCGTGTCCAGGCCGCGATCCTCGCCCACCAAGCCGGCCTCGCCTGA